Proteins encoded within one genomic window of Meriones unguiculatus strain TT.TT164.6M chromosome 20, Bangor_MerUng_6.1, whole genome shotgun sequence:
- the Arg1 gene encoding arginase-1 — MSSKPKAIEIIGAPFSKGQPRGGVEKGPAAMRSAGLVEKLKETEYDVSDYGDLAFADFPNDSPFQIVKNPRSVGKANEQLAGVVAEAQKNGRVTVVLGGDHSMAIGSISGHATVHPDLCVIWVDAHTDINTPLTTGTGNLHGQPVAFLLKELKGKFPDVPGFSWVTPCISAKDIVYIGLRDVDPGEHYILKTLGIKYFSMTEVDKLGIGKVMEEAFSYLLGRKKRPIHLSLDVDGLDPAFTPATGTPVLGGLSYREGLYITEEIYKTGLLSGLDIMEVNPSLGKTPEEVTRTVNTAVALTLACFGTAREGNHKPGTDYLNPPK, encoded by the exons ATGAGCTCCAAGCCGAAGGCCATAGAGATCATTGGAGCGCCGTTCTCAAAGGGACAG CCTCGAGGAGGGGTAGAGAAGGGCCCCGCGGCTATGAGGAGCGCTGGTCTGGTggagaaacttaaagaaacag AGTATGATGTGAGCGACTATGGGGACCTGGCCTTTGCTGATTTCCCTAATGACAGCCCCTTTCAAATTGTGAAGAACCCCAGGTCTGTGGGGAAAGCTAATGAGCAGCTGGCTGGAGTGGTGGCCGAGGCCCAGAAGAATGGAAGAGTCACCGTGGTGCTGGGTGGAGACCACAG tATGGCGATTGGAAGCATCTCTGGCCACGCCACAGTCCACCCTGACCTGTGTGTTATTTGGGTGGATGCGCACACAGACATCAACACTCCGCTGACAACAGGCACTGGGAATCTGCATGGCCAACCCGTGGCCTTCCTCctgaaggaactaaaaggaaAG TTCCCTGATGTGCCTGGCTTCTCCTGGGTGACTCCTTGCATATCTGCCAAGGATATCGTCTACATCGGCTTGCGAGATGTAGACCCTGGGGAGCA ctaTATTCTGAAAACTCTGGGAATTAAGTATTTTTCAATGACTGAAGTGGATAAGCTGGGAATTGGCAAGGTGATGGAAGAGGCATTCAGCTACCTACTGGGAAG aaagaaaaggcccaTTCACCTGAGCTTGGATGTTGATGGACTGGACCCGGCATTCACCCCAGCTACCGGCACACCTGTCCTGGGAGGCCTATCTTACAGGGAGGGTCTCTACATCACAGAAGAAATTTACAAGACAG GGCTGCTCTCAGGACTGGATATCATGGAAGTAAACCCATCTCTTGGGAAGACACCAGAAGAAGTAACACGCACGGTGAACACGGCCGTAGCATTAACCTTGGCTTGTTTTGGGACTGCTCGGGAAGGCAATCACAAGCCAGGGACTGACTACCTTAACCCACCTAAGTAA